The DNA window CTTTGTAGGGTGTGTGATGAGTGCATGAACAGTAAAAAGAAAAAGGACTTCCGTGAGGAGGATCTATACAAACCAATATATGAATACCTAAGCGGCTTGGGGTATAAAGTCCGCAGCGAGGTCAGCCACTGCGACATAGCTGCAGTAAAAGGTGAAGAGCTTCTTGTAGTTGAGATGAAAAAAAGCCTGAATCTCGATGTGATCCTGCAGGCTACTTTAAGGCAAAAGCTCGCGGACATGGTGTATGTGGCTGTGCCAAAACCGGGCAGGGAGCTTTTCTCTAAAAGATGGAATAACCTCAGCTATTTGCTTAAGAGGCTGCAGCTTGGTCTCATGGTTGTGTCCCTCAAAGAAGATTATTCCTGTGTCGAGGTTGTGTTTGAGCCTGCGGTATTTGATGTGATCAAGAACAAGAAGCAGAGCAAGAAGAAAAGGCAGAATCTCATAAAGGAATTTGATGCCAGGTATGGGGATTTCAACACCGGAGGCAGTACGGGAAAAAAGCTTATGACCGCTTATAAGGAAATGGCTATACATACAGCCTGCTGTCTGATGAAATACGGCCCCTTAAGTCCAAAGACCTTGAGGAAGCTTGGCACTGATGAAAAGAAGACCACAGCTATTCTTAGAGATAATCATTATGGATGGTTTGAACATAAAGCCAGAGGTCTGTATGACATTAATGAAAACGGATGTCTGACAGTCGAGGGATATACAGAATTATATAAATATTATATGGGTTTGATAGAAGAGAAAAAGCCGGAGTGAGGAGTTGAGAACATAGATCTCATAACCTCTTCCGGTTTTCGTTTTATTACTATTTACTTGAGTGAAAAAGTAATGTATACTATATATTAGTACCAGGTAATAATACCAGAATATAAGGAGGAGATTTTATGGATTTACAACAACTCTTTAAAATACAGGAGATAATGGAAAACAATATAAGGGAGAATTCAAAGATAGATGAGGACGTGCTCGGAAAAGAGAATATTTTTGATCTGAGGTTCCTCGCATTACAGGTAAAGTTGGGAGAAATCGCAAACCTGACAAAATGCTATAAATATACAAAAGCTAAAGAGGATATCC is part of the Clostridia bacterium genome and encodes:
- a CDS encoding DUF2161 family putative PD-(D/E)XK-type phosphodiesterase, producing the protein MNSKKKKDFREEDLYKPIYEYLSGLGYKVRSEVSHCDIAAVKGEELLVVEMKKSLNLDVILQATLRQKLADMVYVAVPKPGRELFSKRWNNLSYLLKRLQLGLMVVSLKEDYSCVEVVFEPAVFDVIKNKKQSKKKRQNLIKEFDARYGDFNTGGSTGKKLMTAYKEMAIHTACCLMKYGPLSPKTLRKLGTDEKKTTAILRDNHYGWFEHKARGLYDINENGCLTVEGYTELYKYYMGLIEEKKPE